The following proteins are co-located in the Solanum pennellii chromosome 1, SPENNV200 genome:
- the LOC107006205 gene encoding translocase of chloroplast 159, chloroplastic: MDSKNYGVPLSTTQGSPPANVPLFTSTGIRAPITIDDSDFEYSISVNGQKNSSSYYGSDSEGFVSGGEDEFETASERLFLSDPDEQNLEKTHFVNQFVVSRPFVKIPDEEIAERGSSVGDYDDSRSSLTEPYAEDEYRDRPFVVDREIDEGHGEFSDTPFVVDESMNGSDKDISLEGTGVVDSAIRGIPIAQLSWDSEDDEYLSTGVLEENDVSGVFRIPNAVVLDRLDSAPKVRISDVSDYESESENAIQSGMEEDLIITKTVEMVLGSDSIEDDEAEIDTVQNFITKGGEVNYILEGGKDLYQVASKESTLLGQELDNDKKLLAEESQILDSSVESKSADSSRGVEPSDTAYSSPGEENRVSKFGADDLSSGNSIILHTGASGDSQKSESKEDGVYQGSDCQDIATRTETESYHEPIKDSEAESLECIEISVPSTAEEQVYSSSDVTWSTRAEDDLPKLSDKTQHREARLNPDLEANCKDIDTVKLFKNEEALFLHENDESLTFDGSGGMKLIIDQLDQQIATADYDGEVSEGHLPKVDGEIVTDLAEEVDTDEESEENEMFDAEALATLLRAATGVGPEGRSVSVPSADGTQVSFLELPDTPGSTFHSSRPGQPTNTDKFSLSDNKTEGISEGILSEEEKKRLEKLQQLRITFLRLIHKLNRSPEDSIAAQVLYRLVRAAGKSASQLLSLDSDQKVAIELEAEDTDSLNFSLNILVIGKTGVGKSATINSIFGEAKSMVDAFVPATTDVKEIIGQLDGVTLNILDTPGFRSSLTEQSINRRTLLSIKKYMKKYSPDVVLYVDRIDTQSRDLGDLPLFKSISSYLGPSIWRNAIVTLTHAASSPPDGPSGHPVSYEMFVAQCSRIIQQLIDHSIGDPHTMNAGLMSLPFALVENHPVSPKNDKGDILLPNGENWRSQLLLLCYSIKILSEVDSIMKDQDLHDHRKLFGFPKRSLPLPYFLSSLLQSNVHPKVSNNQVGGDIDSDIELAHSSDSDQEVDDYDDLPPFRPLRKSQIAKLSKEQKRAYFDEYDYRVKLFQKKQWREELKRLRDMKKKGKAEIGDYMEEGADQETGSQAGAAIPLPDMVLPNSFDGDNPTYRYRYLEPSSQLLARPVMDSQSWDHDCGYDGVSIEDHLAIAGQFPAVIVLQLTKDKKEFNIHLDSSVSAKTGKKGSSMVGFDIQTVGKQLAYILKGETKVKNLKTNKTAAGISITFLGDTLVTGLKLEDQFSIGKQLVVVGSTGTIMSQGNAAYGANLELRLREKDYPVGQDQSSLGLSLMKWRNDLIWGCNLQSQFSVGRNSKIAVRAGLNSKKSGQITVRTSTSDQLLIAIVGLLPIARAIMMTLFPQTSGKNLM; encoded by the coding sequence ATGGACTCAAAGAATTATGGTGTTCCACTTTCTACAACACAAGGGAGCCCACCTGCAAATGTCCCTCTTTTCACTTCAACAGGTATTAGAGCTCCTATTACTATTGATGATTCTGACTTTGAATACTCTATCTCTGTTAATGGACAAAAAAATAGTAGTAGTTATTATGGTAGTGACTCTGAAGGTTTTGTTAGTGGTGGAGAGGATGAGTTTGAAACTGCTTCTGAAAGGTTATTTCTGTCTGACCCAGATGAGcaaaatcttgaaaaaactCATTTTGTTAATCAATTTGTTGTTTCTAGACCATTTGTGAAAATCCCAGATGAAGAAATTGCTGAAAGAGGTAGTAGTGTGGGGGATTATGATGATTCTAGGTCTTCTTTAACTGAACCGTATGCGGAAGATGAATATAGGGATAGGCCTTTTGTTGTAGATAGGGAAATTGATGAAGGACATGGTGAGTTTAGTGATACTCCTTTTGTTGTGGATGAGTCGATGAATGGGTCTGATAAAGATATTTCCCTTGAGGGTACTGGAGTTGTTGATAGTGCAATTCGAGGCATTCCAATTGCACAGTTGTCCTGGGATAGTGAAGATGATGAGTATTTGAGTACTGGTGTTCTAGAAGAGAATGATGTTTCAGGTGTCTTTAGAATTCCGAATGCAGTGGTGTTGGATAGGTTAGATAGTGCTCCAAAAGTTAGAATTTCAGATGTTTCGGATTATGAATCAGAGTCTGAGAATGCGATACAATCTGGGATGGAAGAGGACTTGATCATTACAAAAACTGTTGAGATGGTTTTGGGTTCGGACAGTATTGAAGATGATGAAGCTGAAATTGACACTGTTCAGAATTTTATAACGAAGGGAGGTGAGGtcaattatattttagaagGAGGAAAAGATTTGTATCAGGTTGCAAGTAAAGAATCTACTTTGTTGGGACAAGAGTTGGACAATGAtaaaaaacttttagcagaagaaagtcaaattcttgatagtaGTGTAGAGTCAAAAAGTGCAGATTCGTCTCGTGGTGTTGAGCCTTCTGATACTGCTTACTCCAGCCCAGGGGAAGAAAATAGAGTATCAAAATTTGGAGCCGATGATTTGAGCTCTGGAAACAGCATCATCTTACATACTGGAGCTTCCGGGGACAGTCAGAAATCGGAAAGCAAGGAGGATGGGGTTTATCAAGGAAGTGATTGTCAGGATATTGCCACTAGAACCGAAACCGAATCTTATCATGAACCCATCAAGGATAGTGAAGCTGAGAGCTTGGAGTGCATTGAAATTTCAGTACCATCAACAGCTGAAGAACAAGTATATTCTTCATCGGATGTAACTTGGTCCACCAGAGCTGAAGATGATCTACCTAAGTTATCGGATAAAACACAACACAGGGAGGCTCGTTTAAATCCAGACTTAGAAGCTAACTGCAAAGACATTGATACAGTCAAACTGTTCAAAAATGAAGAAGCCCTATTCTtacatgaaaatgatgaaagttTGACCTTTGATGGATCCGGTGGTATGAAACTTATCATAGATCAGTTGGACCAACAAATAGCCACTGCCGACTACGATGGAGAGGTTTCTGAGGGTCATTTACCAAAGGTTGATGGTGAGATTGTGACAGACTTAgctgaagaggtagatacaGACGAAGAGAGTGAAGAGAATGAGATGTTTGATGCTGAAGCACTGGCTACGCTGTTGAGGGCTGCTACTGGTGTTGGGCCTGAAGGTAGAAGTGTTTCAGTTCCATCAGCTGATGGTACACAGGTTTCTTTTCTGGAGCTTCCTGATACCCCGGGATCCACATTTCACTCGTCCAGACCTGGTCAGCCAACAAATACGGATAAGTTTTCCCTATCTGATAATAAGACTGAAGGTATATCAGAAGGGATTTTgagtgaagaagaaaagaagaggcTTGAGAAACTACAGCAGTTAAGAATAACATTTTTGCGGCTCATCCACAAGCTAAACCGGTCTCCTGAAGATTCCATAGCTGCACAGGTCTTATACCGGTTGGTTCGTGCTGCAGGGAAGTCAGCCTCTCAACTATTGAGCCTTGACTCTGACCAGAAGGTAGCTATAGAGTTGGAAGCAGAGGATACAGACAGTTTGAATTTTTCTCTGAATATCCTGGTTATTGGTAAAACAGGAGTTGGTAAGAGTGCAACAATAAACTCTATCTTTGGTGAAGCCAAATCAATGGTAGATGCATTTGTACCTGCGACTACCGATGTGAAGGAGATAATTGGACAACTGGATGGAGTTACATTGAACATCTTGGATACTCCTGGTTTCAGATCTTCCCTAACAGAACAATCCATTAACCGAAGAACTTTGTTGTCCATAAAGAAATATATGAAGAAATACAGTCCTGATGTAGTCCTCTATGTCGACCGCATTGACACTCAGTCTAGAGATCTTGGTGATCTACCATTATTCAAGTCCATCAGTAGTTATCTTGGTCCATCAATATGGCGTAATGCCATTGTTACCCTGACACATGCTGCTTCAAGTCCTCCAGATGGACCCTCGGGGCATCCTGTAAGCTATGAAATGTTTGTTGCTCAGTGCTCCCGTATCATTCAACAGTTAATTGATCACTCCATAGGTGATCCACACACGATGAATGCTGGGTTGATGAGTCTTCCATTTGCTCTTGTTGAAAACCACCCAGTCAGTCCAAAGAATGACAAAGGAGATATATTGCTTCCAAATGGAGAAAATTGGAGATCGCAGCTTCTGCTTCTGTGTTACTCAATAAAGATTTTATCAGAAGTAGATTCCATCATGAAAGATCAAGATCTTCATGACCACAGAAAGCTTTTTGGCTTCCCCAAGCGTTCACTCCCTTTACCATACTTTTTATCTTCACTGTTACAATCAAATGTTCATCCTAAAGTCTCTAACAATCAAGTTGGTGGGGATATAGACTCAGACATTGAGCTGGCACATTCATCTGATTCCGACCAAGAAGTTGATGATTACGATGACCTTCCACCTTTCAGACCTTTGAGGAAATCTCAAATTGCTAAGCTAAGCAAGGAGCAGAAGAGAGCATATTTTGACGAGTATGATTACCGTGTGAAGCTGTTTCAGAAGAAACAGTGGAGGGAGGAGTTAAAAAGGCTTCGGGACATGAAGAAGAAAGGTAAGGCAGAGATAGGTGATTACATGGAAGAAGGTGCTGACCAGGAAACAGGGAGCCAAGCAGGAGCAGCAATCCCTTTACCTGACATGGTGCTCCCAAATTCTTTTGACGGGGACAACCCAACTTACAGATACCGGTATCTAGAACCTTCGTCTCAACTTCTTGCAAGGCCTGTTATGGACTCCCAGAGCTGGGACCATGATTGTGGATATGATGGTGTGAGCATTGAGGATCACCTTGCCATTGCTGGCCAGTTTCCTGCAGTAATAGTTCTTCAGCTCACAAAGGACAAGAAAGAGTTCAACATCCACTTGGATTCATCTGTTTCAGCAAAGACGGGGAAGAAAGGATCAAGTATGGTAGGGTTCGACATTCAAACTGTAGGAAAGCAACTTGCCTACATTTTGAAGGGAGAAACAAAAGTGAAAAATCTGAAAACGAATAAAACAGCTGCAGGGATATCCATTACTTTCTTGGGTGACACTTTAGTGACGGGATTGAAATTGGAGGACCAATTTTCCATTGGTAAACAGTTAGTTGTGGTGGGAAGTACTGGCACCATCATGTCTCAGGGTAATGCAGCATATGGAGCCAACTTAGAGTTGCGTCTGAGAGAGAAAGATTACCCTGTTGGACAGGACCAAAGTTCACTCGGCCTTTCTTTGATGAAATGGAGAAATGATCTCATATGGGGATGCAATCTGCAATCTCAGTTCTCTGTTGGAAGGAATTCCAAGATTGCCGTTAGGGCCGGATTAAACAGCAAGAAAAGCGGGCAAATCACAGTTAGGACAAGCACCTCAGATCAACTATTGATTGCTATTGTAGGACTTCTGCCAATTGCTAGAGCAATAATGATGACCCTTTTTCCTCAGACTAGTGGAAAGAACTTAATGTAG